CACATGAAGCACCATGCATTTCCCTTGACGCATTTGCGCTGCTGCATGATTTTTACCCTGAACCGCCGCGGTTCAGAAAATCATGCAGCAGCTCGCCTTCGGTCCGTTGTTTGCGCAGTCGTCTAGATGTTTGAATCCCGCAGAATTGATCTTTTACCATTTCGGAAGGACAAATTATGCGGTAAGCATGGAAACGTTGTCGTTTCCTCCCGACGATCAGGAAACGCTTTCGTTTCCGTTTGTCAAGTCGAAAGTGTGAGAAGACCGATGTCCGAACAGCAGCGAATGGTCATGCGCCTGCCGGTCATGCCGGATGAGGAACGGCGTGAGCGTATTCTCAAGGCTGCCGAAGTGGTGTTTGACACTATGGGCTTTGGCGATGCGACCATGGAGGAGGTGGCGCGTTTGGCTGGCATGGCGAAAAAGACCGTCTACCGGTTCTTTCCCGATAAGCGCTGCTTGTTCACGGCGCTGATCCAGTCTCATGATCAGTTGCAGATCGAAATCGGTGGCCAGCGTGGGCAAACGGCGGACCCGCGTGAGAGAGTGCGGCTGGCGCTCGAGGCTTTGGCGAGGTTCGTCTTGTCGCCACGCCAGATTCTGGTGACCCGGCTGATCATTGCCGAAGCGGGCAAACATCCCGGCCTGACCCGACAGTTTTACGAGGATTGTGTCGAGAATTTTCGAGCATTTCTGGCGCAGGAGCTGGATTTCCACGTCGCGGGCAGCGCATGCGAGGCGGTTGATCGTCGCGATATTGCCGACATCTTTGTCGGAGCGGTTCTGGGGCCGTTGCAGACGAAGGTTCTGATGTTCGGCAAGCAGGCAGAGGATCTTGACAGCGAGATCCGCATGCGTGTGGACCTAGCGCTGCGGCTGCTGATGCCTTCGTAAAAAACGACGAAACCATCCGCGTTTTTTTCATTCGGCAAGTTGGTCCAGAGTCATCTGCGCGCTTTTTGAGCGCAATTCCAGGTTTAATGCTGAATTTATGCAAAAACTGCCGATATGTTGAGCAATTGACAGAAAAATACGCGCTGCAAAGCTTTTA
The nucleotide sequence above comes from Agrobacterium vitis. Encoded proteins:
- a CDS encoding TetR/AcrR family transcriptional regulator; the protein is MSEQQRMVMRLPVMPDEERRERILKAAEVVFDTMGFGDATMEEVARLAGMAKKTVYRFFPDKRCLFTALIQSHDQLQIEIGGQRGQTADPRERVRLALEALARFVLSPRQILVTRLIIAEAGKHPGLTRQFYEDCVENFRAFLAQELDFHVAGSACEAVDRRDIADIFVGAVLGPLQTKVLMFGKQAEDLDSEIRMRVDLALRLLMPS